CTTATTACGGCAGTCTCTATACCCCGGAAGAAAATTCCCTCATTGTCGATGTTGGCGGAACGACAACTGATGTTACTCTGATTAAAAATTCCAGACCGACTATAAATGAAGACGGGAGCATCATCGGTAAATGGGAAACCCATGTTGAAGCTGTTGAAATGTTCACCGTTGGTATTGGCGGGGACAGTTATGTAAAGATAACTGATTCCGGAATTCTGAATATCGGTCCGGCAAGAGTTATTCCTTTATGCATGGCAGGGGATATTCCTGATCCTTCCAAGTGGATGGGCAAGGGAGATAACTCCCGCCTGATCCGTAAAGGTCCTGCGGCTGATGAACCCGGTGATGATAAAATTTTGCAGACTCTTTTTGCCGATGGCCCTGCGACCTATGGTGAGCTTATAACAAAGCTCGGCATACCGGATATCAGTCTGGGTTCAATGATTGAATTTCTGGTTCGCGAACAGCTTGTGGAAGAAATAGGTTTTACCCCTACAGATGCTCTGCATGTTCAGGGTAAAATAGAATTGGGGGATGCTTCCAAATCTGTTTCAGGCGCAGCAGTTCTTGGTGCTGTTTACGGTCAGGATGCTGAGACCTTCGCCGAAAATGTCCTTGAAAATGTCTATGAAAAAATTGAAAATGCAATGCTGGAACATATAGTCCGCAAAGAGATCGGCGGAAATATGGCCGGTATAATCGCCGGCAGGTCGGCAAGTCCGCTTGTGAGCTTTGAGGCCAGTCTAAATCTGCCCATTGTCGGCATTGGCGCCCCAGCTTCATATCTTTTGCCTGATGTTGCCGAACGCCTCAAAACAAAAGCCGTTTTTCCGGAGTACCACGAGGTTGGTAATGCTCTGGGAGCAGTTATGATGGCTCTTAAAGAATCCAAGTAGTAAAATTCGGAGTAAGAATATGTTTGACCGCAAGCCCAACGCATGGGAGTTTTGTCTTGAGGCAGCCAGTGAAAATATTGAAACAGAAGTTGTTCACGGCTGGATTTTTGAGGACGGAATATGGAAAACGCACGCATGGTGTGAATTTGGTGACAGGGTTATTGATCTGACCCGTTCAACCCATTCAATGCCTAAGTTTGACTATTACCTTAAATACCGGGTCAGTGATTCACGCCAGAAACGTTATTCAAGGTTGAAATTTTTTGAGCTGGTTGGAGATGAAGGACATTTCGGACCGTATGACAAAGAATTTTTCTTTGCTGAATCTTCTGAAATAGATCCGCTAGAAATAATAGAAGGCGGTAAGGAGACAAAGTAGCATGACTAAGGGGCTTTTTATTACCGGGACTGGAACTGATGTAGGAAAGACTCTGGTTACGGCCGGTCTGGTCCGCTTCTTTCAGAGAAACGGTCTTGAACCTCTGGCTGTAAAGCCGGTTCAGTCCGGTGCTTTTGTAAATGAAGCAGGCGGATATGATTCTCCTGATGGTCATGTCTACAAGACAGCCGGAGGTTCGTGGGACCCTGCTCTGCAATGCCCTTTCATGTTCAGGGGAGCATGTTCCCCGCATCTTGCCGCCAGCCTTGAGGGTCTGGAAATAAAAGCCGCTGAAATTGCAGAGAAAGTCCGTGAGGTTGAAGAAAAAGGCTTTCTGCTTGTTGAAGGAGCCGGCGGAGCGATGGTTCCTCTTAATGATAAGGAAACCATGATCGATCTCATGAAGGAACTTGGATATCCGGTTTTAATTGTCGGGTCTAATATTCTGGGGTCAATCAACCATGTTTTAATGACTGTGGAAGTCCTTAAACATGCAGGGCTTTCAATTGCCGGAATTATTACAACCGAGCCTGTGAAAGAAGAAGATGTGGCAGGAATGCACCGGGATAATATTGAAACCATAGAACGATTCAGTGATGTTCCGGTTCTGGCTTCGCTGAACTGGATTCCTGATTTTAATATAGATAATCCCGGCCTGTGGGAAGAAGTTGACCGTATTTTTGACCTTATTGATATGGATCTGCTGCAAAAAAGAACCGGTATAGTAAAAAATGACGAAATCTATTCTTGAATTCGACCGTGAGCATATCTGGCATCCCTACACCTCAGCGACCCATCCTTTAAATGCCTATCCTGTTGACCATGCTGAAGGGGTCAGAATTTTTTTAAGTGACGGACGGGAACTTATTGATGGTATGGCCTCCTGGTGGAGTGTTATTCACGGGTATAACAACCCTGTTCTGAATAAGGCCCTTGTGGACCAGACTTCTAAAATGGCTCATGTGATGTTCGGCGGTCTGACTCATGAACCGGCTGTAAAACTAGCTGAAACCCTGATAAAAATAAGTCCCGCCAATCTTGACCATGTCTTTTTTGCCGACTCTGGTTCCGTGTCGGTTGAAGTCGCTTTAAAAATGGCGATTCAATACTGGCAGGCTATCGGAAGGCCGGAAAAGAACAGACTGATGACAATTAAGGGCGGGTATCACGGTGACACTCTAGGAGCCATGTCGGTCTGTGATCCGGTAAACGGCATGCATTCCCTTTTTACTTCAGTTCTTCCTAAGCATATTTTCGCTGAAATCCCCGCATGTCGCTACGATGAACCCTTTGATGAAAATTGTTTTACAGATTTTCTTGATAAGATTGAAAGGCATGCCGATGAACTTGCGGCCGTAATTCTTGAGCCTATTGTCCAGGGGGCCGGAGGGATGAGATTTTATTCTCCCCAGTACCTGAAGATGGTCCGTGCCGCCTGTGATAAAAATAATGTTCTGCTTATCTGTGATGAAATTGCTACCGGATTCGGAAGAACCGGTGCTCTTTTTGCCAGCAATATTGCCGGAATAAGTCCTGATATTATGTGCGTTGGGAAATCGCTGACAGGTGGCTATATGACCCTTGCAGCAACCCTTGCCAGCTCAAAGGTTGCCCGTGGAATTTCTGCTGACGGCGGAGTTTTCATGCATGGTCCGACATTTATGGGTAATCCGCTTGCCTGTGCTGTTGCCAATGCTTCTTTAAAGCTGCTTCTTGAAAGCGACTGGGAAAAGCGCATTCCTGAAATTTCAGCAAGAATGGACAAAGGCTTTGCTCCATGCAGGGCTATGGAACATGTGGCTGACGTAAGGACTCTTGGGGCCATAGGCGTTGTTGAATTGAAGAAAGCAGTAGAAATGGAAAAGATACAGCGTCAGTTTGTAGAGCATGGTGTCTGGGTTCGCCCATTCGGCAGACTTGTTTACATTATGCCTCCTTACGTAATTTCCGATGCCGATCTTGATAAACTGACTTCAGCTATCTGCAAAGTTGTTGAACTTCAAAAATAAATTCTAATAAAACTGGCGGTTGCAGGATAGTTGCCTGTAAGAACCAGACTACATACCGGTAAAAATGGACAGACAAGATAAGAATAAGATGTGGGCAGCAGTCCACTCCGGCACGGCGATTGATGAACATACAGCGGTTTCAATTTTGGGAGCCGGGCATGGTGAACTTTCAGAAATTCTGCATGCGGCACATACCGTGACTTCGCGGAGTTTCGGGCGTGAGGTCAGCCTCTGCTCAATTGCCAATGTCCGCAGCGGAAACTGTAGTGAGGATTGCCGCTTCTGCGCCCAGTCCAGCTATTACGAAGTTGCTTCAGCCCAGATATATCCACTCATGAGTAATGAGGAGATGAAGGACTGTTCCCGCAAGGCATCAGCCGCTCCTATTGAGTTTTTCAGTTATGTTACCAGTGGACGGGCCTTGGGACCGAAGTCTCTTTCAAAGCTTTGTGAAACCGTGCATGAGCTTGAAAAAGAAGAATCAAAGAATCCGGGAATGGCGCACTGCGCTTCATTAGGGTGTTTAAGCTATGAAGATCTTTGCAGGCTCAAGGAATCGGGGATGGTGCGCTATCACCATAATCTTGAAACTTCGCGCAGTTATTTCCCGGAAGTCTGCACTACACACAGCTTTGATGAGCGGATAAGGACAATTCGTGATGCCAAAAAAGCCGGGCTTGAAGTCTGTAGTGGTGGCTTACTTGGACTTGGCGAGTCTCCAGCACAGCGTGTCGAGCTTGCAATGGAGCTTGCCGAACACAATGTTGATTCTATCCCGCTAAATTTTCTGATTCCCATTGCAGGTACTCCATTGGAGCACATGCAGCCGATGAAGCCGCTTGAAATTTTGCTTGCAATTGCCATGTTCAGACTGACCAATCCGCATGCGGAAGTCCGAATGGCCGCAGGCAGACCCTCGCTTAGAAATTTACAGGCTTTTATTTTCCCCGCCGGATGTAACGGGCTTATGGTCGGAGATTTTCTGACGGTTCATGGTCAGGGAATACAGGATGATATTCAGATGCTCGAAGATCTTGGACTTACCCCAAGGCAGCGTAACTGATTTGTGTAAGTAAGTTTTTATAGAAATAATTAAAAAAGCTGTTCCGGTTTTCCGAAACAGCTTTTTTAATTTTATAGATATTATTCAGCTAGATAATTCCATGCAGAGGTCCGCCGGGAGCTCCTAGAGCATCGACTTTTTTCTCTATTTCCGGGTCCGGTTCAAGCGGCGGAGCGTGATATGTTTTTAATCTGCCATCAATTATTACAGATTTTCCAGCTTCCCAGTGCTTGGCGTGAGTTGCTGCACCTACACCGTACATATCGGTAGCAGGATCAGACCTTGTAAATGTAACCCACAGGAAATTATCCCAGTTTTTAGCGGTAAACTCCGCATCATCGGCAACTACGATCATCGGAAAACCTTCGATGCCGTTTATCTCCTTAAGGAAATTACCAAGCTTTTCCAGTCCGGGGTCCTGAGTATCCCGTTTTTTATCATGCTTGTAACCGTTAATCACCATAATTCCCGGTGCAAAGACTTTAGGGTTACTGAATCCGTCAGGAAGCTTGAATCCTTCTGGAATGCTGCTTGAGAGAGTACGTTTTTTTGATCCTGCTGCGGCCCAGATCAATTTTGATCCCTGATTAAGGCTTATGCCGGAGTAATCAAGGGTATCAATTGTTGTGCGGGTTATAAAATGCAGATCACGGTTCAGGTCTACCCGTTCCAGCATATGGGTGAAAAAGTCAGGTATATTATGGCATGAGAGCCCTTCCGGGAGGTCTTCCTCAGCTGCGATGAATACATATTTTGAAAGTGAAGTCTGGGTATTGCCCAGCAGGGCAAGGGCGTTTGTAAGCAGTTCCTGCGGCTGGCGTTCGCTGGCATAAGGAACATAACGCTCACTGCCTATAGCCAGAAGCAGAGGGTGGACTCCTGCTGCATCAACAGCATGGACTTCATGAACACCTGAGAAAACAGAAGGAACAAGCTCTGAGGTCAGTTCGTGAATAAATTCTCCGAACATAGTATCTTCCTGCGGCGGTCTGCCTACAGTTGTAAAAGGCCAGACCGCATTTTCCCGGTGATATACTTTTTCTACTTTGAGAACTGGAAAATCATGTGCAAGGCTGTAGTACCCAAGGTGATCTCCGAAAGGTCCCTCCGGCTTTTCCTCACTTGAAACTGTTCCGCAGATGCAGAAGTCAGCTTCGGAAAGCAGTGGTAGTCCACCGGGATTTTTGATCATAGGAATACGGTGTCCGCCTATGGCTCCAGCGAAAAATATTTCTGCAATTCCTTCCGGCAGAGGCATAACCGCGGCCATAGTCATGGCAGGAGGTCCGCCGACAAAAATATTAACTTTGAGCTGTTCCCCTTTTTTCAGAGCCTGAGCATGGTGGTGACCTATGCCGCGGTGAATCTGATAGTGGAGTCCTACTTCCTGATCAGTGACAAAATTATTTCCGTTGAGTTGAACCCTGTACATACCGAGGTTTGAATTTCCATAACCGGGATTTTCAGGGCTTTCAGTGTAAACCTGCGGCAGAGTGACATAAGCTCCACCGTCATTCGGCCATGAAACAAGTCCCGGAAGGTCAGAAATTTTGCATTCATTTTTGATAACCGGGCCGTCGTTTAGTCTCTTAGGGATAGTGTGCCATGCCGTGCGTGGTGCGCCGAGGTAGCGCCAAGGCTTTTTAAGAGCCTCCATGGGGCTGAGTTTCAGCTTCATAAGGCGTTCAACAGTTTTAACTGTATCTCTGAAAATATAATTAAGTCTTTCTTTTGTTCCGTAAATATTAGCCGCCATCGGGAATTTACAGCCCTTGACGTTGGTAAAGAGCAGGGCAGGGCCTCCGGCATTGAAAACCCTTCTTTGAATGGCTCCGGCTTCAATGGCTGCATCTACTTCCGTGTCTATCTCAAGCAGTTCATTTTTTTTCCGCAGAGCTTCGAGGCATTGCGCCGTATTTTTATATCCCATGATATCCTCTTGATCAGTGTTTTTTTGAGAATGTATTGATTGTGGCAGAGGTTATCAAGCATTACTGCCAAAATAGGAATTCGGCTTTAAAAGAATGAGATTCTGGTGGTGGAATAGTCTGTAATCAATGGGCTATTGAAATTATGTTGGATACATAATCCTGTATTTTCATAAGCACTTCCGGTGAAGGTCTATGAAAAGTAAGCCCCAGTGTGGCCCTGCGGCTGTCTTTAGTTGTTCTTTGAACTTTGCAGGGCATGAGCTCATCCTCACTATCAGTAAAATAAGGGCAGTGAACTTTCACTTTGTCACCTATTTCAGGAATTAAGCTGCCTTCTTCAATAAGATAGCTGAGGGCGCATCCGCTGGTACTGAGATCTTCGATCATTGCCGTTGAAGTCTGATCTTTGACCGCTATAGTTGCTTCAAGATAACAGTTAACTCTTTGATGCCGCCTGAGATTATAAGTTTCAACCCGTTTCGGATAGCGCAGAAAAATAATTTTATCAGGGGAATTGATAAGTTTTACCAGCTCCGTCTTAAATCCGGAAGCCACGCCGTCAAATATATAGCGGATAGTGGCGGTGTTCCCGGAATACAGATATTCAGTCCAGAGGCTTTTGTCATTTGGATGAACCACCGGATAGCGAAGCATTATGTATTTGCCATGCAGACCACCAAGGACAACTGTTGGAGCTTTATCATTTAGTCCTGCAAGTTCAATCGAAACTTTGAGGCCCGGAGTGCTGGCCATTTTTAATTTATATGTCTGGCTAAGCATTTTGCATCCGTTTTTCTATATATGACTTGAATTTTTGTGCCCATTCCATATCGGGCTGAATTTCCAGTGCTTTTTCTATATGCTGCAACGCCATCCCGTTGTTGCCCATATCATAATGAACTCGGGACAGGTTAAAGTACAGGTTTTCGTCATCACTGTTCAACTCGATTGCCTTGGTATAAAATCGTAGTGCATGGTCGTATAACGACTGTTTTCTTAGCGAAATTGCAAAGGTATTAAACTGCTGACGCTGCTCATTCATAAACGTATCATCTTTGTTTATGAGTATTTCTAAAATATTTTCCAGTTTTTTTCTATTTCCCTTTGCCGAGAGAACTGACCCCATACCAAGATTGGCTCTTGTATTTTCTGGGTCCATTATAAGAGCTTTGGCAAATTCCTTTTCGGACTCATCAAGGGAGCCGTCTTCATAAAATTGTTCGCCTTTTGATATTTTAGCCTCAAGGGATTTTAAGGCAGGGAATGATTTCTTTTCATAATATCCGGGTTCAGGAGAGTAGCTGGTTAAAAAATCTTTTTTGGAGAGTTTTATAATAACTCCTGAGGGGATATCGTACTGATTAAGGGGTTGCAGTATAAATTCATCCACATCTGTTCGGGTGACATAATAATACGTCTGCGCTTCACCCCGCTTCATAGTGGTTCCGACACCAGTATGAGATTTGGCGCAATAAGAATATATTCCTAATACGTGATTCATAACCTTACACCGTGAGCCAGTTTTCTAAAAAAGAGAACTTAACTGTTATTCTGAATTTCGGAGTATAATATAAAAAATTATATTAATTCCTATTTAATATTTTCCTTAACGAGAAATAATTATCCCCAAAAAAAAGTGTTAGGATATTATACTTTTCACTTTTCGTATTATTAAAAATTTATTCATAATTATAACTGTCGGTTGGCATTTTGACCATAATTATATTTTTTTATAATAACTGCTCCGGTATGATGCTTGGATATGGGTAATATCGTTGCAATATATTGATTATAAACACTTTTTATAAATATTTTTATTGAATGTATTAAAGTGACATCCGTAATATTTGTTTGGTAGTGTTCTCCGGATATCAAAATGCACGGTCTGATATATAGTGGTGTTCATTTTTTATACTTTGTATTTCTGCAGGGTTATCAGTTCAACTTGATTTATTGTGTGTAATTATGACCTGCTGTTTAAAAATAAGGGGTTTAATTGTTTTGATGACAACGTACTCGGGCTTCAGAAAGTTTTTCCATATTTTTATTCTGTTTTTTATTCTCAGTTCATTCAGCGGCTGTGCCTGGATGAATCCCTTTGGTGATTCCGAAAAGGAATATAATCTGGACAACAAATATCAGATTGATGTGACCATGAAACCCGGTGAGTCACTTATCCTTGATATGCGCAACCCCGGTTCAGGTGGGTACGAGTTTTCAGGAGCCAGTTTTAATCCTGATCTTTTAAATCTGGAGTATTTTCACATCATAAAACCGGAATCAAACATGTCAGGTGATTTTGGAAGATGGCGTTTTGTATTTAAAGCAATTAAAATTGGAGATGATGTCATAACTATTAATATAAAACGTCCATTTGAAAAAATAAAAGAGTCTTATAAAATAGCTCAGATTAAAATAACCGAAGACGGTGAACCTTTTATTCTCTGGTAAGTATTGATAACAGTTTGAATTAAAAGCATAAAATTAAAATCCCGAATTTTTTTTAAAATTCGGGATTTTTTTTAAAAATAAACCTAAAGAAATATAATTTATATCCGATATAATATGTCATAAGAGACAGAAGTATAAGAAATATCCTAATTAGTCAGTGACAGGAAATAATTATAGTTATGCAAGTATCTGGATACTATAATAAAATTCATAGCCCATATAATTATAGACCGGTCGGCAGTAATGCTGATTCTTCCGGGTCTTACAGCCGTTCCTCAAAGAGTTCCGACCAGATAGATATTTCTGAAGCTGCTATGCTTATGTACGAAAATGAGAAAGCAGCTAATTCCCAATCCCAGCAGGGCGTTCAAGACGAAAACTCCTCATCAAAGGTCATAAGCACCTTGGAAACCAAAGATGGCGGTAAAATTGTCATTGAGAAAATCGCCGACAATGGCGAAGGAAGCGGACTTAAAATGTCTGTTTACGATAACAAGGGGGAATTGCAGTCTGAATCTGAGCTGGCAGATGATATGATTATCAAGCAGAATGATAAAGGTGAAGTCAGCATTGAACATTACACCCTTGGCAGTGAAACCTCCGGGGACGATATTATTCTTGCCGTAAGTGGAAATCAGGTGGACGGCGGTGCCGGAGATGACACCATCGTTGATCTTTATGCTGTTTCCGGTCTGCCTAAATCAACAAGGCACGGTTTTGATGCTGATGGAATGCCCAAAAAAGAAGAGCTGTATGATATCACTGGAGGAGACGGGGACGATCATATTATTCTCGCAGGTGATAACATTACCAGCCGTGTCAACACTGGAAGAGGCAAAGATAAGATTGATGCCTTAGGTTCCATGAGCAGTTCCTCTTTTATTGATGCCGGAATTGGAAATGATGAAATTAATTTATCCAAGGATAGTACTCTCTCGGCTGATCTTGGTGACGGTAATGACAAGATTAAATCTGTAGCAAGCGCTCTTCGTGGTAATATCGATACCGGAGAAGGTAATGATAGTGTGGAAGCCTCGTCATTTGATGGCTCCCTTGTCATGGGTGGCGGCGAGGATGAAATTAATGTTAAAGGGAGTGCTTCAGGAAAATTTGATACCGGCCGTGGTAATGATAAAATTCTGGTTGAAGGTTTACTCAGCACTGGTGAGCCTGAAAATGGCAAAACTATAGAAACTGGTTCAGGAGACGATTATATTAAAGCCGGAGTGATTAATTCCGGATACATCATGACCGGGCGTGGGGATGATGAACTTCGTGCTGATAAAATAACTGGTGGCGAAATTTTTACAGGTGCCGGAAAAGATTATGTGCAGTCCAATGAAATAACTGATGGAGAGCTTTTTACCGGTGCTGACGAAGATAATGTCATGGTTCTTGGAGAGTACTCCGGGAAGTATATGAGCACAGGTCGTGGTGACGATATAGTTCAGGCCGGAAAGTTGAGCAGTGGAAACGTTGTGACCTCATACGGTGAAGATATAGTTAAATCCTATGGTGATATTTCTGCCAAGGTTGAGACCGGTGATGAGCTCGATAAAGTTTATGCCAATGGCGAAGTTGATAAAGATAATTTCAATACCGGAGAGGGTGAAGATATTTTTGACGTAGAAGGCTTCCGCTCATCTAAGCAAGATAAGAAAAAGGAAGAAGAGGATGAGGAGGAGAGGAAGAAGAAAGTTATGAGTATGTTCAAGACCGGTCAGGATGTTTACAGAAAAAATTCTCTTGGAGCTGCAGATAGCGGTATTCGTGAATGGAGCATATATCTTTAACATATCTCCACAGCTAACTAAATTTTCTATTAAATAAGGCCGGGGGTTAATGTCACCACCGGCCTTATTTAATTTATATTATATTTGTATTATTCAAATTTCTGCTGAGTTTTTACAAGCCTGAAATCAAGCAGACTGGAACCGGGGCAGACCGCATCCATAAATTTTATGGGATTGAAATAAAGTTCACTCCAGTCAAACATAATTTTCACCGTGAGATCCCCATCGAAACTGATTGAGCGGACTGTTTTTCTAATATCAACGATTTTGGTTCCTTTTTTCGTTTTCCGCTCTACCGGGAAAGTCTCTTTCCCCAGAAAATCATGCCAGTTTTCCATCCACTTTCTGACTGTTTCATTGTCGTTGAAATAAGTCATCGTATATTCTTCAACCTGAGGTTGGGGATGTTTCCTTGAAAGGGTTAAAGTATCCGCTTTGACTATATTCAAGCCTATGGGCATCTGACTGTTGAGTCTTTTTATGAGTTCATCAGCGTCTATTGCTGTGCGCAGCATAATATTAAGCCATTCACAGCTGCTTTCAACGCCTACAGGCAGAGCCTTGCCGAATGAGATTCTAGGCATGGGATGAAAACCTTCAGAAAATGAAAGTGGAAGCTCCGCTCTGCGCATAGCTCTTTCGAGCACGGACTGGAGATCAAGCTGACTCAGGTAGGCAGTTGGCCCCATCTTTTCAAACCATAATCTGAAATGGGAACCTTTAAGTCCAAGCTCCGGTTTTTCAGCAGGGATAAATTCAGGCACATTTTCATCTGCCTGATCTCTGGTTTTGAAAACCATTCTGGGGCGGATGTCTTTTTCTTCAGCCTGTTTTTCAAGCAGCGAGTGGCGCCCTTTAAACTGACATATTCCACAGTTGCGGCATGTGTCATAGCGACAGTCGGGGGTGACTTTTTCCTCAAGGCTCCGTCTGCGTTCGGTCAGCAGAAATTTTTTGCTGACTCCGCAGGAGAGATGATCCCAGGGAAGCCTTTCATCATGACTTCTTTCTCTTTGGAATTCTTCCGCTGTAAGACCGAATTCATCCATTGCCTGTATGTAAGGTTTCAGATCAAGATGGTCTTTCCAACTGGAAAAAATGGCACCTTTTTTATAGGCGGATTCAAGAACATTACCAAGTCTGCGGTCACCTCTTGAAAATATACCTTCAAGAAAACTCATCTGTGGCTGATGGAATTTCAGCTGTAATCTTTTATTCGGTTTGAAAATGCTTCTCAGATAATCAAGACGTTCACTTATTTCATCAATTGTAATCTGCCTGTCCCACTGAAAAGGTGTGTGAGATTTTGGTACAAACGGTGATACTGCGGCAGTTATGTTCAGACGTTTTACGCTTTTGCCCGCAACATCTCTTACTTTGAGGCAGAGATCCAGAATTGCGTCTAAATCTTCAAAAGTTTCTGTGGGCAGACCTATCATAAAATAGAGCTTAACCGACTGCCAGCCATTATTGAAAAGTTTTAGAACATGGTCGAGAATTTCAGGTTCGGTAA
The nucleotide sequence above comes from Maridesulfovibrio bastinii DSM 16055. Encoded proteins:
- a CDS encoding TIGR03960 family B12-binding radical SAM protein, whose protein sequence is MKRLLPLLPRPTRYLGSEWGTVHKDISKVRAHIALCFPDLYEVGMSYLGQKILYDIVNRHPDFYGERGYVPCEETAAILKEHGELLATMESDTPLKDVDVIGVSMTHELCYTNVLYMLELSGIPLRSADRGEEFPLVIAGGGACFNAEPMADFLDAMMLGDGEESIIRVLETVADCKEKGLDRQATLKALSKLPGLYIPAFFDPENPDDTLIEKAVVDDLNPIPFPQGQVLSFGQAVHDRLTLEIARGCTRGCRFCQAGIIYRPVRERTPEKLHNILMNGLKETGYEETSFLSLSTGDYSALDGLFATSFDHCAAEQVSISLPSLRVGSISDHIMKRISSIRRTGATLAPEAGSQRMRDVINKGITEPEILDHVLKLFNNGWQSVKLYFMIGLPTETFEDLDAILDLCLKVRDVAGKSVKRLNITAAVSPFVPKSHTPFQWDRQITIDEISERLDYLRSIFKPNKRLQLKFHQPQMSFLEGIFSRGDRRLGNVLESAYKKGAIFSSWKDHLDLKPYIQAMDEFGLTAEEFQRERSHDERLPWDHLSCGVSKKFLLTERRRSLEEKVTPDCRYDTCRNCGICQFKGRHSLLEKQAEEKDIRPRMVFKTRDQADENVPEFIPAEKPELGLKGSHFRLWFEKMGPTAYLSQLDLQSVLERAMRRAELPLSFSEGFHPMPRISFGKALPVGVESSCEWLNIMLRTAIDADELIKRLNSQMPIGLNIVKADTLTLSRKHPQPQVEEYTMTYFNDNETVRKWMENWHDFLGKETFPVERKTKKGTKIVDIRKTVRSISFDGDLTVKIMFDWSELYFNPIKFMDAVCPGSSLLDFRLVKTQQKFE